The genomic window TGTTTCGACCGGCCTCGTCGCCCGACTCGAGGGGCGACTCGAGCGGACGTGTCAACGTCCGTTCCGATAATCTCGGAAACCGAAGTATTGATCCCGGTTTACGAGAGAGCGAGGGTATGGCAACGGAACGGAACTCGGTCGATCCCGTCGACGATGCCGTCGTCCGGCAGTTCGCTCGGGCGGCGATGCTCGCGGCGCTGATGGGGGCGTCGGTACTGGTGTCGATCCCGATCCCCCTCTCGCCGGCTCCGATCACGCTGCAGGTGCTGTTCGTCTTCCTCGCCGGGCTCGTCTTGGGTCCGGTCTGGGGGCCGATCTCGGTCCTGTTATACCTCACGTCGGGTGCCGCCGGCGCACCGGTCTTCGCCGGCATGAACAGCGGGCTCGGCATCCTGATCGGGCAGACGGCCGGCTACCTGTGGTCGTACCCGATCGCCGCGGCGCTGATCGGCCTCATCGTCCACCGCGGACCGGCGTTGCGCGATCTGCGGACCGTTCGACTCCCGGTCCTGATCGGTGCGCTCCTCATGGGGACGATCGTAATCTACGGGATGGGGACTGCCTACATGGCGTGGCTCCTCGAGATGGAGGCATGGGAGGCTATTGCGGCCGGCGCGCTCCCCTTTATTCCCGGCGAACTCCTCAAGATCGCCGCGGCGGTCGCCATCGTCAGGTCCGGCCGAATCACGCCGGTTCGATCGTGACGACCCGATGATCGAGTTCCAGTCGGTCTCCCACGCGTTCGAGGACATCCCCATCCTCGAGGACGTATCGCTGACGATCGACGACGGCGAGTTCGTCCTGCTTGCGGGGGCAAACGGCAGCGGGAAGACGACGCTGTTGCGCCACTGCAACGGCCTGTTGACGCCCGACTCCGGCGCGGTCCTCGTCGACGGAACACCCGTCGCGGACGACCTGATCGCCGCCCGCTCGAACGTCGGGATGGTCTTCCAACACCCCCGCGATCAGTTCGTCTCGGCGACCGTGGGGGCAGACGTCGCCTTCGGCCCCGAAAACCTCGGGCTAGAACGCGAGGCAATCGACCGCCGCGTCGCGACCGCACTCGAGGCGGTCAACATGGCCGGTCGGGAGGACGACCGGATCGAGACGCTCTCCGGCGGCGAGCAGTCCCGCGTGGCGATCGCGGGCGCGCTCGCGATGGACCCCGCCCACCTCGTCCTCGACGAACCCTTCACCGGGCTCGACGAACCCGCGCGCCGATCGGTACTCGAGCGACTCGAGTCGCTGTCGGCCGACGGCACCGGAATCCTGCTCGCGACCCACGACCTCCGTGACGTCTCCGCGCTCGCGGACCGCGTCATCGCCATGCGAGACGGGCGCGTCGCCGTTGACGGACCGCTCGAGGACGCGCTGGGGGACCTCGAAGACCTCGCGGTTCGCGTTCCGGACCGATGACCGAACGGGACGAATCGCCGCGACCGACGCGATCGACGCGGCCCACGGGAGGGAAGCGATGCTGACGTT from Natrinema versiforme includes these protein-coding regions:
- a CDS encoding biotin transporter BioY; its protein translation is MATERNSVDPVDDAVVRQFARAAMLAALMGASVLVSIPIPLSPAPITLQVLFVFLAGLVLGPVWGPISVLLYLTSGAAGAPVFAGMNSGLGILIGQTAGYLWSYPIAAALIGLIVHRGPALRDLRTVRLPVLIGALLMGTIVIYGMGTAYMAWLLEMEAWEAIAAGALPFIPGELLKIAAAVAIVRSGRITPVRS
- a CDS encoding energy-coupling factor ABC transporter ATP-binding protein: MIEFQSVSHAFEDIPILEDVSLTIDDGEFVLLAGANGSGKTTLLRHCNGLLTPDSGAVLVDGTPVADDLIAARSNVGMVFQHPRDQFVSATVGADVAFGPENLGLEREAIDRRVATALEAVNMAGREDDRIETLSGGEQSRVAIAGALAMDPAHLVLDEPFTGLDEPARRSVLERLESLSADGTGILLATHDLRDVSALADRVIAMRDGRVAVDGPLEDALGDLEDLAVRVPDR